From the Microbacterium thalassium genome, one window contains:
- the ppgK gene encoding polyphosphate--glucose phosphotransferase produces the protein MTSQGARAVGIDIGGTGIKGALVDLEHGELLSDRVKVPTPRGAEPKDVLAAVHLVLERLHVSDADVPLGVAFPAIVKHGRTLSAANVSDRWIDFEAEKFFEDGLGREIHFANDADVAGVAELRFGAAHGQGGLTILTTLGTGIGSALLYDGVLIPNSELGHVARAKHGKDAEAYAAYSAKERENLTWEKWAKRLQWYYGHIEFLFSPDLFVVGGGVSKHADKFLPLLKLKTPIVPAVHRNNAGIIGAAALALHG, from the coding sequence ATGACATCACAGGGGGCTCGCGCGGTCGGCATCGACATCGGCGGAACCGGCATCAAGGGCGCGTTGGTGGATCTCGAGCACGGCGAACTGCTGTCTGACCGTGTGAAGGTCCCGACCCCGCGGGGTGCGGAGCCGAAGGACGTGCTCGCGGCGGTCCACCTCGTCCTGGAGCGGCTGCACGTGTCGGATGCCGATGTGCCCCTCGGTGTGGCCTTCCCGGCGATCGTCAAGCACGGCCGCACCCTGTCGGCGGCGAACGTGTCCGACCGGTGGATCGACTTCGAGGCCGAGAAGTTCTTCGAGGACGGCCTCGGCCGCGAGATCCACTTCGCGAACGACGCCGACGTCGCAGGCGTCGCCGAACTGCGCTTCGGCGCGGCGCACGGTCAGGGGGGTCTCACGATCCTCACGACCCTCGGCACCGGCATCGGCTCCGCGCTGCTCTACGACGGCGTGCTCATCCCGAACTCCGAACTCGGCCACGTCGCGCGCGCGAAGCACGGCAAGGACGCCGAGGCGTATGCCGCGTACTCCGCGAAGGAGCGCGAGAACCTGACGTGGGAGAAGTGGGCCAAGCGCCTGCAGTGGTACTACGGCCACATCGAGTTCCTCTTCAGCCCCGACCTGTTCGTCGTGGGCGGCGGCGTGTCCAAGCACGCCGACAAGTTCCTGCCGCTGCTCAAGCTGAAGACGCCGATCGTGCCGGCGGTGCACCGCAACAACGCGGGCATCATCGGCGCCGCGGCACTGGCGCTGCACGGCTGA